A single window of Carassius gibelio isolate Cgi1373 ecotype wild population from Czech Republic chromosome A19, carGib1.2-hapl.c, whole genome shotgun sequence DNA harbors:
- the LOC127935437 gene encoding gastrula zinc finger protein XlCGF57.1-like isoform X3, translating to MMFVKEESEEYTGEPEIRGIKPEEPEIRGIKPQEPKIRGIKPEEPKIRGIKHEVQGEPMEWNEESEELSEVEEKQHNKPGEKPLSHLNTKNTFLKKRRANKSFTCTQCWKSFSDKKSLELHMRVHTGEKPFTCDQCGQSFTRSSNLKSHMSIHTGEKPFTCVQCGKSFRDKGLLKVHMKIHTGEKPFMCEQCEKTFSKSSNLRLHMRVHTGEKPFTCDQCGKSFTQSSNLKIHMRVHTGEKPFMCEQCEKTFSNRLNLRLHMRVHTGEKPFTCDQCGQSFTQSSSLKSHMRTHTGEKPFTCLQCGKSFRYKGILKEHMKIHTGEKPFMCEQCEKTFSNRTNLQLHMRVHTGEKPFTCDKCGKNFTQSSNLKSHMSIHTGEKPHTCVQCGKSFRDKGLLKEHMKIHTGEKPFMCEQCEKTFSNRTNLQFHMRVHTGEKPFTCDQCGKSFRDKGILKVHMRIHTGEKPFTCDQYEKMFLCASYLKKSLTVHTKEKPHSCSECGKSFSLPQSLKEHQKIHTGGREYMCFECDKTFMTAQCLKRHQRIHTGEKPYKCSHCDKRFSVLGNMKAHERIHSKEKPHTCDQCGKSFASKIHLKKHMKIHAVEKALSGETSYTSFPPQELYPGTRDFGLVLSVFPPQEPGTK from the coding sequence AGCCGATGGAATGGAACGAGGAGAGTGAAGAACTGAGTGAAGTGGAGGAGAAACAACATAACAAACCTGGAGAAAAGCCTTTAAGCCACTTGaacactaaaaatacatttttaaagaaaagaagagccaataaatctttcacctgcactcaaTGTTGGAAGAGTTTCTCAGACAAAAAAAGTCTTGAgcttcacatgagagttcatactggagagaaaccattcacctGTGATCAGTGTGGGCAGAGCTTCACACGATCATCAAATCTTAAGAGTCACATgagcatccacactggagagaaaccattcacatGTGTCCAATGTGGTAAGAGCTTCAGAGATAAAGGACTACTTAAAGTACACATGaagatccacaccggagagaagccgttCATGTGTGAACAGTGTGAAAAGACATTCTCAAAAAGCTCAAATCTTCGgcttcacatgagagttcatactggagagaaaccattcacctGTGACCAGTGTGGGAAGAGCTTCACACAATCATCAAATCTTAAGATACACATGAGggtccacaccggagagaagccgttCATGTGTGAACAGTGTGAAAAGACATTCTCAAACAGATTAAATCTTCGgcttcacatgagagttcatactggagagaaaccattcacctGTGATCAGTGTGGGCAGAGCTTCACACAATCATCAAGCCTTAAGAGTCACATGAggacccacactggagagaagccgttcaCATGTCTCCAATGTGGTAAGAGCTTCAGATATAAAGGAATACTTAAAGAACACATGaagatccacaccggagagaagccatTCATGTGTGAACAGTGTGAAAAGACCTTCTCAAACAGAACAAATCTTCAgcttcacatgagagttcatactggagagaaaccattcacctGTGATAAGTGTGGGAAGAACTTCACACAATCATCAAATCTTAAGAGTCACATgagcatccacactggagagaaaccacacaCATGTGTCCAATGTGGTAAGAGCTTCAGAGATAAAGGACTACTTAAAGAACACATGaagatccacaccggagagaagccgttCATGTGTGAACAGTGTGAAAAGACATTCTCAAACAGAACAaatcttcagtttcacatgagagttcatactggagagaaaccattcacctgtgatcagtgtgggaagagctTCAGAGATAAAGGAATACTTAAAGTACACATGAgaatccacaccggagagaagccgttcacatgtgatcagtacgaaaaaatgtttttgtgtgcttCATACCTGAAGAAATCCTTGACAGTTCATACAAAGGAGAAGCCGCATTCATGTTctgaatgtggaaagagtttttcactcccgcaaagtttaaaagaacatcagaaaatacatactggtgggagagagtacatgtgctttgagtgtgacaAGACTTTTATGACAGCACAGTGTTTAAAACGGCaccagaggattcacactggagaaaaaccttacaagtgttcacactgtgacaagagattcagtgtgttaGGAAACATGAaagcacatgagaggatccacagcaaagagaaaccacacacatgtgatcagtgcgggaagagtttcgcTTCTAAAATTCACCTGAAGAAACACATGAAGATCCATGCAGTGGAAAAAGCACTTAGTGGAGAAACCAGTTATACCTCGTTTCCACcccaggaactttacccagggactagggactttggcctggtactcagtgtatttccaccgcaggaaccaggaactaaataa
- the LOC127935437 gene encoding gastrula zinc finger protein XlCGF57.1-like isoform X5, which produces MMFVKEESEEYTGEPEIRGIKPEEPEIRGIKPQEPKIRGIKHEVQGEPMEWNEESEELSEVEEKQHNKPGEKPLSHLNTKNTFLKKRRANKSFTCTQCWKSFSDKKSLELHMRVHTGEKPFTCDQCGQSFTRSSNLKSHMSIHTGEKPFTCVQCGKSFRDKGLLKVHMKIHTGEKPFMCEQCEKTFSKSSNLRLHMRVHTGEKPFTCDQCGKSFTQSSNLKIHMRVHTGEKPFMCEQCEKTFSNRLNLRLHMRVHTGEKPFTCDQCGQSFTQSSSLKSHMRTHTGEKPFTCLQCGKSFRYKGILKEHMKIHTGEKPFMCEQCEKTFSNRTNLQLHMRVHTGEKPFTCDKCGKNFTQSSNLKSHMSIHTGEKPHTCVQCGKSFRDKGLLKEHMKIHTGEKPFMCEQCEKTFSNRTNLQFHMRVHTGEKPFTCDQCGKSFRDKGILKVHMRIHTGEKPFTCDQYEKMFLCASYLKKSLTVHTKEKPHSCSECGKSFSLPQSLKEHQKIHTGGREYMCFECDKTFMTAQCLKRHQRIHTGEKPYKCSHCDKRFSVLGNMKAHERIHSKEKPHTCDQCGKSFASKIHLKKHMKIHAVEKALSGETSYTSFPPQELYPGTRDFGLVLSVFPPQEPGTK; this is translated from the coding sequence AGCCGATGGAATGGAACGAGGAGAGTGAAGAACTGAGTGAAGTGGAGGAGAAACAACATAACAAACCTGGAGAAAAGCCTTTAAGCCACTTGaacactaaaaatacatttttaaagaaaagaagagccaataaatctttcacctgcactcaaTGTTGGAAGAGTTTCTCAGACAAAAAAAGTCTTGAgcttcacatgagagttcatactggagagaaaccattcacctGTGATCAGTGTGGGCAGAGCTTCACACGATCATCAAATCTTAAGAGTCACATgagcatccacactggagagaaaccattcacatGTGTCCAATGTGGTAAGAGCTTCAGAGATAAAGGACTACTTAAAGTACACATGaagatccacaccggagagaagccgttCATGTGTGAACAGTGTGAAAAGACATTCTCAAAAAGCTCAAATCTTCGgcttcacatgagagttcatactggagagaaaccattcacctGTGACCAGTGTGGGAAGAGCTTCACACAATCATCAAATCTTAAGATACACATGAGggtccacaccggagagaagccgttCATGTGTGAACAGTGTGAAAAGACATTCTCAAACAGATTAAATCTTCGgcttcacatgagagttcatactggagagaaaccattcacctGTGATCAGTGTGGGCAGAGCTTCACACAATCATCAAGCCTTAAGAGTCACATGAggacccacactggagagaagccgttcaCATGTCTCCAATGTGGTAAGAGCTTCAGATATAAAGGAATACTTAAAGAACACATGaagatccacaccggagagaagccatTCATGTGTGAACAGTGTGAAAAGACCTTCTCAAACAGAACAAATCTTCAgcttcacatgagagttcatactggagagaaaccattcacctGTGATAAGTGTGGGAAGAACTTCACACAATCATCAAATCTTAAGAGTCACATgagcatccacactggagagaaaccacacaCATGTGTCCAATGTGGTAAGAGCTTCAGAGATAAAGGACTACTTAAAGAACACATGaagatccacaccggagagaagccgttCATGTGTGAACAGTGTGAAAAGACATTCTCAAACAGAACAaatcttcagtttcacatgagagttcatactggagagaaaccattcacctgtgatcagtgtgggaagagctTCAGAGATAAAGGAATACTTAAAGTACACATGAgaatccacaccggagagaagccgttcacatgtgatcagtacgaaaaaatgtttttgtgtgcttCATACCTGAAGAAATCCTTGACAGTTCATACAAAGGAGAAGCCGCATTCATGTTctgaatgtggaaagagtttttcactcccgcaaagtttaaaagaacatcagaaaatacatactggtgggagagagtacatgtgctttgagtgtgacaAGACTTTTATGACAGCACAGTGTTTAAAACGGCaccagaggattcacactggagaaaaaccttacaagtgttcacactgtgacaagagattcagtgtgttaGGAAACATGAaagcacatgagaggatccacagcaaagagaaaccacacacatgtgatcagtgcgggaagagtttcgcTTCTAAAATTCACCTGAAGAAACACATGAAGATCCATGCAGTGGAAAAAGCACTTAGTGGAGAAACCAGTTATACCTCGTTTCCACcccaggaactttacccagggactagggactttggcctggtactcagtgtatttccaccgcaggaaccaggaactaaataa